In one Aquabacterium sp. OR-4 genomic region, the following are encoded:
- a CDS encoding cytochrome P450 — MLDLDAPGTLTPFQFNQRLLQVLSCDEARAGLYAQLLREPRLLQFQSMAQAAPDPAAPGAVPAFHQTVTLLTAREHIDQAMRDDRHFSNAPYAALGSGTFMLGLDGMAHAMQRGFAQRLLKYQPAELAALIDIAWRAAAVLPLKQRRFDAAALAEQVGLRFAALLFGFPLHEHPYLEAAMRYGYQHLVYQIIGRHFSYDPAVPVAAQRSGALFLQRCVAVLGDYARGEVPDDVRELQHNLAAIGQARGIEALKNFQPVCARLVAEPSELSGTEQASLVGGLIAGTIGNLQACVSIALQALMSAPQGALTEAIAEAHAAQPGTPQRSRLQRRIVDALADNPPAAFLPRQVISDLPLSQAGQPLGTLKAGSLVLLAIGAGTREARPRAAEFGDRGDPLIFGAAASGDAGAQHVHDCIGAYLALPLVLETVRRVLMLPGITRSLDTDSGEPAALQKTWGFRCDKLMLEYSRDRAITQQPLAVIMKIKAPVAENAEKLKATIAVAAPRIEMKLDEARHVHFAWFMLLDNDTRLGLFTAFDGAFDEYLKHFSRTVGPLFDSIYQYLEDAPPLPVADHPEAFVAKARQYNTAPVGGYFYSAYPAAPVVDIHHALKERAR; from the coding sequence ATGCTCGACCTCGACGCGCCCGGCACGCTCACGCCGTTCCAGTTCAACCAGCGCCTGCTGCAGGTGCTGTCGTGTGACGAGGCGCGCGCCGGGCTGTATGCCCAGCTGCTGCGCGAGCCACGGCTGCTGCAGTTTCAAAGCATGGCCCAGGCCGCGCCCGACCCCGCCGCGCCGGGCGCCGTGCCGGCCTTCCACCAGACGGTCACGCTGCTCACCGCGCGCGAGCACATCGACCAGGCCATGCGCGACGACCGCCACTTCAGCAATGCGCCCTATGCGGCCCTGGGCAGCGGCACCTTCATGCTGGGGCTCGACGGCATGGCCCACGCCATGCAGCGCGGCTTTGCGCAGCGCCTGCTGAAGTACCAGCCGGCCGAGCTGGCCGCGCTGATCGACATTGCCTGGCGCGCTGCCGCGGTGCTGCCGCTCAAGCAACGCCGGTTCGACGCGGCCGCGCTGGCCGAGCAGGTGGGCCTGCGCTTTGCGGCGCTGCTGTTCGGCTTTCCGCTGCACGAGCATCCGTACCTCGAAGCCGCCATGCGCTACGGCTACCAGCATCTGGTCTACCAGATCATCGGCCGGCACTTCAGCTACGACCCCGCGGTGCCGGTGGCGGCGCAGCGGTCGGGCGCGCTGTTTCTGCAGCGCTGCGTGGCGGTGCTGGGCGACTACGCACGCGGCGAGGTGCCCGACGACGTGCGCGAGCTGCAGCACAACCTGGCGGCCATCGGCCAGGCGCGTGGCATCGAGGCGCTCAAGAACTTCCAGCCGGTGTGCGCGCGCCTGGTGGCCGAGCCCAGCGAGCTGTCGGGCACCGAGCAGGCCTCGCTGGTGGGCGGGCTGATCGCCGGCACCATCGGCAATCTGCAGGCCTGCGTCAGCATCGCGCTGCAGGCCCTGATGTCGGCACCGCAGGGCGCGCTCACCGAGGCCATCGCCGAGGCCCATGCCGCGCAGCCCGGCACGCCGCAGCGCAGCCGGCTGCAGCGCCGCATCGTCGACGCGCTGGCCGACAACCCGCCGGCCGCGTTTCTGCCGCGCCAGGTCATCAGCGACCTGCCCCTCAGCCAGGCCGGCCAGCCGCTGGGCACGCTGAAGGCCGGCAGCCTGGTGTTGCTGGCCATCGGCGCCGGCACCCGCGAGGCGCGGCCGCGCGCGGCCGAGTTTGGCGACCGCGGCGATCCGCTGATCTTCGGCGCCGCGGCCAGCGGCGATGCCGGCGCCCAGCATGTGCACGACTGCATCGGCGCCTACCTGGCGCTGCCGCTGGTGCTCGAGACCGTGCGCCGCGTGCTGATGCTGCCCGGCATCACCCGCAGCCTCGACACCGACAGCGGCGAGCCGGCCGCGCTGCAAAAGACCTGGGGCTTTCGCTGCGACAAGCTGATGCTGGAGTACAGCCGCGACCGCGCCATCACCCAGCAGCCGCTGGCCGTGATCATGAAGATCAAGGCGCCGGTGGCCGAAAACGCCGAGAAGCTCAAGGCCACCATCGCCGTGGCCGCGCCGCGCATCGAGATGAAGCTCGACGAAGCCCGGCATGTGCACTTCGCCTGGTTCATGCTGCTCGACAACGACACCCGCCTGGGCCTGTTCACCGCCTTCGACGGCGCCTTCGACGAGTACCTCAAGCACTTCTCGCGCACCGTGGGCCCGCTGTTCGACTCGATCTACCAGTACCTGGAAGATGCGCCACCGCTGCCGGTGGCCGACCATCCCGAGGCCTTCGTGGCCAAGGCGCGGCAGTACAACACCGCGCCGGTGGGTGGCTACTTCTACAGCGCCTACCCGGCCGCGCCGGTGGTCGACATCCACCACGCCCTGAAAGAGAGGGCGCGGTGA
- a CDS encoding ABC transporter permease, whose translation MWDAIKPNPRNLRAWQVALLLAIVGAWHVLTTPGLLPPLFFSNDQQAAFFFGEPVKVAQRIWRWFVADGDIYGHLGVTLIETVLAFAIGAAAGLGGGLWLALQPMASALLEPYIKAANSMPRIILAPIFAVWFGLGIASKVALGVTLVFFIVFFNVYQGVKEVSPVILANARMLGASPRQLLRSVYLPSATSWVFSSLHTSVGLAFVGAVVGEYLGSASGVGYLIHQAEGVFDINTVMAGIVVLTGFALALDGAVGRLERRLLKWQPRGGESERL comes from the coding sequence ATGTGGGACGCGATCAAACCCAACCCCCGCAACCTGCGCGCCTGGCAGGTGGCCCTGCTGCTGGCCATCGTCGGCGCCTGGCACGTGCTCACCACGCCGGGCCTGCTGCCGCCGCTGTTCTTCAGCAACGACCAGCAGGCGGCCTTCTTCTTCGGCGAGCCGGTGAAGGTGGCGCAACGCATCTGGCGCTGGTTCGTGGCCGATGGCGACATCTACGGCCACCTCGGCGTGACCCTGATCGAGACCGTGCTGGCCTTTGCCATCGGCGCCGCCGCCGGCCTGGGCGGCGGCCTGTGGCTGGCGCTGCAGCCCATGGCCAGCGCGCTGCTCGAGCCCTACATCAAGGCCGCCAACTCGATGCCGCGCATCATCCTGGCGCCGATCTTCGCGGTGTGGTTCGGGCTGGGCATCGCCAGCAAGGTGGCGTTGGGCGTCACGCTGGTGTTCTTCATCGTCTTCTTCAACGTCTACCAGGGCGTGAAGGAGGTCAGCCCGGTGATCCTGGCCAACGCCCGCATGCTGGGCGCCAGCCCGCGCCAGCTGCTGCGCAGCGTGTACCTGCCCAGCGCCACCAGCTGGGTGTTCTCGAGCCTGCACACCAGCGTGGGCCTGGCCTTCGTGGGCGCGGTGGTGGGCGAGTACCTGGGCTCGGCCAGCGGCGTGGGCTACCTGATCCACCAGGCCGAGGGCGTGTTCGACATCAACACCGTGATGGCCGGCATCGTGGTGCTCACCGGCTTTGCGCTGGCGCTCGACGGCGCCGTGGGCCGGCTGGAGCGGCGCCTGCTGAAGTGGCAGCCGCGGGGCGGCGAGAGCGAGCGGCTTTGA
- a CDS encoding PAS domain-containing sensor histidine kinase: MTRALFGPDPLLARLSARVPGMMYACVLEADGRLHMPYVSDSVQRLYGLAPDTVRQDARLLLQRVHPHDLPALADAARHSARTGAPWHGRFRVHSDDGHWRWHEGQSQVERQTDGSAVWYGYIDDVTERLDHAELSQRLQRLQAAHQGLAGSLQRLAHELATPLVAVIGLVQLLLQHGELLARHIRERLERVLGAGQHMQTLVRDLGDLGALEGGHLAVHCAPLDLAAAAHEAHGLMQAVAVQRQLVLTVHTEGPCWVLADALRLRQVLLNLLGNAFKFTPAGGQVRLQLSAGASHATLAVHDSGPGMDAAQLAQLFVPFARLGAERRGIEGSGLGLALCRGLVEAMGGRIGVQSAPGQGTTLVVDLPRTLPPGVADASAGDAATAAPALNPPDRSPAPPAAAPLPAAHPPARPAQRAPA, from the coding sequence ATGACCCGCGCCCTGTTCGGCCCCGATCCGCTGCTGGCCCGCCTGTCGGCCCGCGTGCCCGGGATGATGTACGCCTGCGTGCTGGAGGCCGACGGCCGCCTGCACATGCCTTATGTGAGCGACAGCGTGCAGCGGCTCTACGGCCTGGCCCCCGACACCGTGCGCCAGGATGCCCGGCTGCTGCTGCAACGCGTGCATCCGCACGATCTGCCGGCGCTGGCCGACGCCGCGCGCCACTCGGCCCGCACCGGCGCGCCGTGGCACGGCCGCTTCCGGGTGCACAGCGACGACGGCCACTGGCGCTGGCACGAAGGCCAATCGCAGGTGGAGCGGCAGACCGATGGCAGCGCCGTCTGGTACGGCTACATCGACGATGTCACCGAGCGCCTGGACCACGCCGAGCTGAGCCAGCGCCTGCAGCGCCTGCAGGCCGCGCACCAGGGCCTGGCCGGCAGCCTGCAGCGCCTGGCGCACGAGCTGGCCACGCCGCTGGTGGCGGTGATCGGCCTGGTGCAGCTGCTGCTGCAGCATGGCGAGCTGCTGGCGCGCCACATCCGCGAGCGCCTCGAGCGCGTGCTGGGCGCCGGCCAGCACATGCAGACCCTGGTGCGCGACCTGGGCGACCTGGGCGCGCTGGAAGGCGGCCACCTGGCGGTGCACTGCGCCCCGCTCGACCTGGCCGCCGCGGCCCACGAGGCGCATGGCCTGATGCAGGCCGTGGCCGTGCAGCGGCAGCTGGTGCTGACCGTGCACACCGAGGGCCCCTGCTGGGTGCTGGCCGACGCGCTGCGCCTGCGCCAGGTGCTGCTGAACCTGCTGGGCAATGCCTTCAAGTTCACGCCGGCCGGTGGCCAGGTGCGGCTGCAGCTGTCGGCCGGCGCCAGCCATGCCACGCTGGCCGTGCACGACAGCGGCCCGGGCATGGACGCGGCGCAGCTGGCCCAGCTGTTCGTGCCCTTTGCGCGCCTGGGCGCCGAGCGCCGCGGCATCGAGGGCAGCGGCCTGGGCCTGGCCCTGTGCCGCGGCCTGGTGGAGGCCATGGGCGGGCGCATCGGCGTGCAATCGGCCCCCGGCCAGGGCACCACGCTGGTGGTGGATCTGCCGCGGACGCTGCCGCCCGGCGTGGCCGACGCGTCGGCCGGCGACGCCGCCACGGCCGCGCCGGCGCTCAATCCACCAGACCGCTCACCCGCTCCACCCGCCGCTGCACCGCTGCCCGCAGCACATCCACCGGCCCGGCCGGCACAGCGGGCACCAGCGTGA
- a CDS encoding ABC transporter ATP-binding protein, with the protein MTEASTPPALQLADASVTFVSREQPGQRYTAVQGVSLAVGAGEFVSVVGPTGCGKSTLLNLAAGLLAPSTGTVQVFGQPLAGINARAGYMFQAESLMPWRSALGNVMAGLEFRGVPADQARVQAEDWLRRVGLGAFGDRYPHQMSGGMRKRASLAQTLVLDPDIILMDEPFSALDVQTRQLMENEVLALWQAKKKAILFITHDLDEAIAMSDRVVVMSAGPASRPIGEFAIDLARPRDVAEVRTTPAFIALHQAIWAVLRDEVLKGYQQQLQVK; encoded by the coding sequence TTGACCGAAGCCTCCACACCGCCGGCCCTGCAGCTGGCCGACGCCAGCGTCACCTTCGTCTCGCGCGAGCAACCCGGCCAGCGCTACACCGCGGTGCAGGGCGTCTCGCTGGCCGTGGGCGCGGGCGAGTTCGTCTCGGTGGTGGGCCCCACCGGCTGCGGCAAGAGCACGCTGCTGAACCTGGCCGCCGGGCTGCTGGCGCCGTCCACCGGCACGGTGCAGGTGTTCGGCCAGCCGCTCGCGGGCATCAACGCGCGCGCCGGCTACATGTTCCAGGCCGAGAGCCTGATGCCCTGGCGCAGCGCCCTGGGCAATGTGATGGCGGGGCTCGAGTTCCGCGGCGTGCCGGCCGATCAGGCCCGCGTGCAGGCCGAAGACTGGCTGCGCCGCGTGGGCCTGGGCGCCTTTGGCGACCGCTACCCGCACCAGATGAGCGGCGGCATGCGCAAGCGCGCCAGCCTGGCCCAGACCCTGGTGCTCGACCCCGACATCATCCTGATGGACGAGCCCTTCTCGGCGCTGGACGTGCAGACCCGGCAGCTGATGGAAAACGAGGTGCTGGCGCTGTGGCAGGCGAAGAAGAAAGCCATTCTCTTCATCACGCATGACCTGGACGAAGCCATCGCCATGAGCGACCGCGTGGTGGTGATGAGCGCCGGCCCGGCCAGCCGGCCGATCGGCGAGTTCGCCATCGATCTCGCGCGTCCACGCGATGTCGCCGAGGTGCGCACCACGCCGGCCTTCATCGCCCTGCACCAGGCCATCTGGGCCGTGCTGAGGGACGAAGTGCTCAAGGGCTACCAGCAGCAATTGCAAGTGAAGTGA
- a CDS encoding ATP-binding protein: MSSPPIVTLAIVQEPQSLGFLASDGRSFGVFERLALPDAGLAAALARWALDCAELPDPAERGARFSHAWLPLPVQHWLARQPEAVLQLQITEPLAALPWELAVVAGRPLDAGFTVVRQLMGSAGAAAPPGQRPAGPRLAVLRVDAAEGSVDALPAPPRPAAVQLQRVPRPAAAAGTDDSAALATLAALAGQADVLWWAAPLPDAPSLPGWLAALGAQPAAPRLLLASLAPGHEGHAAAQAWVAAACRAGFSAMLVPVAAPLAEVALAPFWQALAEGLCFGEAARRLRCAAVGTPALASAAQAWFHGDGLHAPCVPEAPQAPDDDVRQCTMLKCDLVDSTRQMGQLGDEAYAERLAQYHARVAAIVREHGGQADDPQGDDGFMCYFGHPVAREDAPAQALRAGLALVQAVAALAWQVRIGISTGRVVVKDGQPVGSAIHHAARLQALAAPGTVLVAASTQGLTTEGYEFTLVDPDAQLKGFEQGGAVWRLERERPAQGTERFDARSQLTRFVGREDELALLQRSWQATSAGRPQALMLTGEAGIGKSRLVREFRRQLAERGVPVLECRCAPEHRGSALQPVIELLRRQLHLAGAENPSAALERLRRSGLATLGGDEALALAADLLSLPADGLPPVPADAALRRQRTMALLVQWLRAGAANRPMVLIVEDVHWIDPSTRELVASLLDGRAATPLLLLLTLRSGSSGGVDADESAGFGQAVPRLALGGLPPGLAFELMRDACGAALLDAEAERWLAMRADGVPLFIEESARMAAALVKGLSAGAPGSAGHGPDIAMTLREAVPATLEGLLTARLDQLPSARRAAQLGSAIGRSFSRALAEAVNAHAESPIRQPDLAHELGVLVQAGLVSVQQDDGLAIYTFKHALVRDAAHQSLLERDRRRLHAAIADVLATQFTAQVGAQPELLAHHHELAGQVTPALAGWERAARHAAGRSAHDEAIGHLRHALALLLRQPDDAGRSRTELRLQLLLAGRLIATAGYGADAVEAVYGRALALCAATGDVAALAKVRLGLEGWHFMRGDFTQALAIAQQVDDDLGPPVPGQDDRLARIQSRWATANIVFHQGDLRRAVAMMDACLADYRQLGHRAMAVQDPGVMCLCYSAWGLWELGRADEALARARAVVDLAEGLNHRFSMGEAYGFLAVVHWFRGEITPGLVAARRAIEICESGGFAVWLAHARVVHGRLVAERGGEGDIEAGIEEMRQGDAMWAATGAVVTRAFYLSLRAEGLAQAGRQAEALALLRDAWALVERSGERYWAPELARAIGQLLLQRADGVDGDDGAEADSVAASDPQRAADRAEGERWLAQALDEARAKGLDALALRAAMAQGRRLAAQGCGAQARALLQPALAALAEGQATRDLRTARALLASC; the protein is encoded by the coding sequence GTGTCTTCGCCACCCATCGTCACGCTGGCCATCGTGCAAGAGCCGCAGTCGCTGGGATTCCTGGCCAGCGATGGCCGCAGCTTCGGCGTGTTCGAGCGCCTGGCGCTGCCCGATGCCGGGCTGGCCGCGGCGCTGGCCCGCTGGGCGCTCGACTGCGCCGAGCTGCCCGACCCGGCCGAACGCGGCGCGCGCTTCAGCCATGCCTGGCTGCCCTTGCCGGTGCAGCACTGGCTGGCGCGCCAGCCCGAGGCGGTGCTGCAGCTGCAGATCACCGAGCCGCTGGCCGCGCTGCCGTGGGAGCTGGCGGTGGTGGCCGGCCGGCCGCTGGACGCCGGCTTCACCGTGGTGCGCCAGCTGATGGGCAGCGCCGGTGCCGCGGCGCCGCCCGGCCAGCGCCCGGCCGGGCCGCGCCTGGCCGTGCTGCGGGTGGATGCCGCCGAGGGCAGCGTCGACGCCCTGCCCGCACCGCCGCGGCCCGCCGCGGTGCAGCTGCAGCGGGTGCCCCGCCCGGCGGCAGCGGCCGGCACCGACGACAGCGCCGCACTGGCCACGCTGGCCGCGCTGGCCGGCCAGGCCGATGTGCTGTGGTGGGCCGCGCCGCTGCCCGACGCGCCGTCCCTGCCCGGCTGGCTGGCGGCGCTGGGCGCCCAGCCGGCCGCGCCGCGCCTGCTGCTGGCCAGCCTGGCGCCGGGCCACGAGGGCCACGCCGCGGCGCAGGCCTGGGTGGCGGCGGCCTGCCGCGCCGGCTTCAGCGCCATGCTGGTGCCGGTGGCGGCGCCGCTGGCCGAGGTGGCGCTGGCGCCGTTCTGGCAGGCCCTGGCCGAGGGCCTGTGCTTTGGCGAGGCGGCGCGCCGGCTGCGCTGCGCGGCCGTCGGCACGCCGGCGCTGGCCAGCGCCGCGCAGGCCTGGTTTCATGGCGACGGCCTGCATGCGCCCTGCGTGCCCGAGGCGCCGCAGGCGCCCGACGACGACGTGCGCCAGTGCACCATGCTCAAGTGCGATCTGGTCGACAGCACGCGCCAGATGGGCCAGCTGGGCGACGAGGCTTACGCCGAGCGCCTGGCCCAGTACCACGCCCGGGTGGCGGCCATCGTGCGCGAGCACGGCGGCCAGGCCGACGACCCGCAGGGCGACGACGGCTTCATGTGCTACTTCGGCCACCCGGTGGCGCGCGAGGACGCGCCGGCCCAGGCCCTGCGCGCCGGCCTGGCGCTGGTGCAGGCGGTGGCCGCGCTGGCCTGGCAGGTGCGCATCGGCATCTCCACCGGCCGCGTGGTGGTCAAGGACGGCCAGCCGGTGGGCAGCGCCATCCACCATGCCGCGCGGCTGCAGGCCCTGGCCGCGCCGGGCACGGTGCTGGTGGCCGCGTCCACCCAGGGCCTCACCACCGAGGGCTACGAGTTCACCCTGGTCGACCCCGACGCGCAGCTCAAGGGCTTCGAGCAGGGCGGCGCGGTGTGGCGGCTCGAGCGCGAGCGCCCGGCCCAGGGCACCGAGCGCTTCGATGCGCGCAGCCAGCTGACGCGCTTTGTCGGCCGCGAAGACGAGCTGGCGCTGCTGCAGCGCAGCTGGCAGGCCACCTCGGCCGGCCGGCCGCAGGCGTTGATGCTCACCGGCGAGGCCGGCATCGGCAAGTCGCGCCTGGTGCGCGAGTTCCGCCGCCAGCTGGCCGAGCGCGGCGTGCCGGTGCTGGAATGCCGCTGCGCGCCCGAACACCGCGGCAGCGCGCTGCAGCCGGTGATCGAGCTGCTGCGCCGCCAGCTGCACCTGGCCGGCGCCGAGAACCCGTCGGCCGCGCTGGAGCGCCTGCGCCGCAGCGGCCTGGCCACGCTGGGCGGTGACGAGGCCCTGGCGCTGGCCGCCGATCTGCTGTCGCTGCCGGCCGACGGCCTGCCGCCGGTGCCGGCCGATGCCGCGCTGCGCCGCCAGCGCACCATGGCGCTGCTGGTGCAGTGGCTGCGCGCCGGCGCCGCCAACCGGCCGATGGTGCTGATCGTCGAGGACGTGCACTGGATCGACCCCTCCACGCGCGAGCTGGTGGCCAGCCTGCTCGATGGCCGCGCCGCCACGCCGCTGCTGCTGCTGCTCACGCTGCGCAGCGGCAGCAGCGGCGGGGTTGACGCCGACGAAAGCGCCGGCTTCGGCCAGGCCGTGCCGCGGCTGGCGCTGGGCGGCCTGCCGCCCGGCCTGGCCTTCGAGCTGATGCGCGATGCCTGCGGCGCCGCGCTGCTCGACGCCGAGGCCGAGCGCTGGCTGGCCATGCGCGCCGATGGCGTGCCGCTGTTCATCGAAGAATCGGCGCGCATGGCCGCGGCGCTGGTCAAGGGCCTGTCGGCGGGCGCGCCGGGCAGCGCCGGCCACGGCCCCGACATCGCGATGACCCTGCGCGAGGCCGTGCCGGCCACGCTGGAAGGCCTGCTCACCGCGCGGCTGGACCAGCTGCCCTCGGCGCGCCGTGCGGCGCAGCTGGGCAGCGCCATCGGCCGCAGCTTCTCGCGCGCGCTGGCCGAGGCGGTGAACGCGCATGCCGAGTCGCCGATCCGCCAGCCCGATCTGGCCCACGAGCTGGGCGTGCTGGTGCAGGCCGGCCTGGTGAGCGTGCAGCAGGACGACGGCCTGGCGATCTACACCTTCAAGCATGCGCTGGTGCGCGACGCGGCGCACCAGTCGCTGCTCGAGCGCGACCGCCGCCGCCTGCACGCGGCCATCGCCGACGTGCTGGCCACGCAGTTCACGGCCCAGGTGGGGGCCCAGCCCGAGCTGCTGGCCCACCACCACGAGCTGGCCGGCCAGGTGACGCCGGCGCTGGCCGGCTGGGAGCGTGCGGCGCGCCATGCCGCCGGGCGCTCGGCGCACGACGAGGCCATCGGCCACCTGCGCCACGCGCTGGCCCTGCTGCTGCGCCAGCCCGACGATGCCGGCCGCAGCCGCACCGAGCTGCGCCTGCAGCTGCTGCTGGCCGGCCGCCTGATCGCCACCGCCGGCTACGGCGCCGATGCGGTGGAGGCGGTCTACGGCCGCGCGCTGGCGCTGTGCGCGGCCACCGGCGACGTGGCCGCGCTGGCCAAGGTGCGCCTGGGCCTGGAGGGCTGGCACTTCATGCGCGGCGATTTCACGCAGGCGCTGGCCATTGCCCAGCAGGTGGACGACGACCTCGGCCCGCCGGTGCCCGGGCAGGACGACCGGCTGGCGCGCATCCAGTCGCGCTGGGCCACCGCCAACATCGTGTTCCACCAGGGCGATCTGCGCCGCGCCGTGGCCATGATGGACGCGTGCCTGGCCGATTACCGCCAGCTTGGCCACCGCGCCATGGCGGTGCAGGACCCCGGCGTGATGTGCCTGTGCTACTCGGCCTGGGGCCTGTGGGAGCTGGGCCGCGCCGACGAGGCGCTGGCCCGCGCGCGCGCCGTGGTCGACCTGGCCGAAGGCCTGAACCACCGCTTCAGCATGGGCGAGGCCTACGGCTTCCTGGCCGTGGTGCACTGGTTTCGCGGCGAGATCACGCCGGGCCTGGTGGCCGCGCGGCGGGCCATCGAGATCTGCGAATCGGGCGGCTTCGCGGTGTGGCTGGCCCATGCCCGCGTGGTGCATGGCCGCCTGGTGGCCGAGCGCGGCGGCGAGGGCGACATCGAGGCCGGCATTGAGGAGATGCGCCAGGGCGATGCCATGTGGGCCGCCACCGGCGCGGTGGTGACGCGGGCCTTCTACCTGAGCCTGCGCGCCGAAGGCCTGGCCCAGGCCGGCCGCCAGGCCGAGGCCCTGGCCCTGCTGCGCGACGCCTGGGCGCTGGTCGAGCGCAGCGGCGAGCGCTACTGGGCGCCCGAACTGGCGCGCGCCATCGGCCAGCTGCTGCTGCAGCGTGCCGATGGGGTGGACGGCGACGACGGTGCCGAGGCCGACAGCGTGGCCGCGTCAGACCCCCAGCGCGCCGCCGACCGCGCCGAAGGCGAGCGCTGGCTGGCCCAGGCCCTGGACGAGGCGCGCGCCAAGGGCCTGGACGCCCTGGCCCTGCGCGCCGCCATGGCGCAGGGCCGCCGGCTGGCGGCGCAGGGCTGCGGCGCGCAGGCCCGCGCCCTGCTGCAGCCGGCGCTGGCCGCACTGGCCGAGGGCCAGGCCACGCGCGACCTGCGCACCGCGCGTGCGCTGCTGGCCAGCTGCTGA